The Amycolatopsis sp. DG1A-15b genome contains the following window.
GACGGCGCGAAGCCGACGGCGGCCGAGATCGACGCGCTGACCGCGGCCTACCGGCGGCGGGACCTGCTCCCGCGGCTGGAGTACTTCACCGACGTTGCACCCGACCTGGAGAAACTGCTGGTCGGAGCGGGGTACGAGCTCGAACGGCGGGTGCCGCTGATGACGTGCGCGCCGGCCGCGCGGGTCGACCGGCCGGTCCCGGCCGGCATCCGGCTGCGCGCGCCGGGGTCCGCCGAGGACTTCCGGCGCATGCGGTCGGCGCAGCACACGGCGTTCGGCGAACCCGCGGAGATCGGTGACGACGAGGTCGAGCAACTCCGGTCCGGCACCGGTGTCCGGCATCTCCTGGCGGAGGACGTCGAAACGGGGGAAGTCGTCGGCGGCGGGCTCGCGCTCGAAATCGTCGACGGCACCACCGAGATCGCCGGGATCGCGGTGCTCGAGCCGTACCGGGGCCGTGGGATCGCCGCGGCGCTGACCGCGCACCTCACGCGCCAGGTCCACGAGGCCGGGGCCCACACGGCGTTCCTCACCCCCGGTGACCTGGGGATCGGGAACGTCTACGCCCGGGTCGGCTACCGGCCGGCGGGCGAGTGCGTGCACCTGTCGCTGAGCTAGTCGTTCAAGCGGCCGGAGCGGCCTCGTTTCACGTCGCTCCGGCGCTTCTTCGACGCCAGGCGGCGCTCCTTCGAACCGCGAGAAGGCTTCGTGGGGCGCCGCTTCGCCGGGGGCGGGGCCGACGCGTCGAGCAGCAGGTTCGTCAGGCGGCCGCGCGCGGCTTCGCGGTTCTGCAGCTGGGAGCGGTGTTCGCTGGCCGCGATCGTCAGGACGCCGTCGACCAGCCGGGCGCCGAGCCCGGCCAGCACCCGGTCCCGCAGATGTTCGGGGATCGACGGTGAACCAGCGACGTCGAACGACAGCTCGACCCGCGAATCCGTGGTGTTGACCCCCTGGCCGCCAGGGCCGGACGACCGCGAAAAGCGCTCGTTCAGCTCGGCTCCCGGGATCGTGAACCGGGAGCCGACCACCACGTCTCCGGCTGCCATGACACCAGTGTGACAGCCGCGATCAAGGCGCTTTTCAGAAACGCTGTCAGAAGCGCGGGTGGTCGCCCGAGAGCACCGCGCGCGGGCCGTCGACGTCGTCGGCGGGCTGGACGTCACCCAGCACCCACGCCGGGACGTGCCGCGCGGTCAGCATGGCCAGCGCCCGGTCGACGTCTTCGGCGCCGACGATCGCGACCATGCCGACCCCCATGTTGAAGGTCTTCTCCAGCTCGGCGCGCTCGACCTTGCCGCGCTGGCCGATCAGCGCGAACACCGCGGACGGCGTCCAGGTGCCGCGGTCCAGCCGGGCGACCAGGCCACGCGGCATGACCCGGGCGAGGTTGGCCTCCAGGCCGCCGCCGGTGATGTGCGCGAACGTCCGCACCTCGGTCTCCGCGGCGAGGGCGAGGCAGTCCTTCGCGTAGATCCGCGTCGGCTCCAGCATCTCCTCGCCGAGGGTGCGGCTGAACTCCTCGACGTACCCGCCGAGCGGCATCCGGGCGATGTCCAGCAGCACGTGCCGGGCCAGCGAGTAGCCGTTCGAGTGCAGGCCCGACGACTCGAGGGCCAGCACGACGTCACCCGGACGGACCTTCTCCGGCGAGAGCAGCTGCGACGCCTCGACCACGCCGACGCCGGTGGCCGACATGTCGTAGTCGTGCTCGCCCATCAGGCCCGGGTGCTCGGCGGTCTCGCCGCCGAGCAGCGCGCAGCCCGCCCGGACGCAGCCCTCGGCGATGCCGCCGACCAGCGCGGCGATCTTCTCCGGGTGGACCTTGCCGACAGCGATGTAGTCCTGCAGGAACAGCGGCTCGGCCCCGGTCACGACCAGGTCGTCGACCACCATCGCGACCAGGTCGATGCCGACGGTGTCGTGCTTGTCGAGCGCCTGCGCGACCGCGATCTTCGTGCCGACGCCGTCGGTCGACGACGCGAGCACTGGCTCCTTCCACTTGTCGAGCTTCAGGGAGAAGAGCCCGGCGAAACCGCCGACGCCACCCATGACCTCGGGCCGCGTCGCCCGCTCGGCGTGCGGCTTGAGCAGCTCGACGGCTTGGTCGCCGGCG
Protein-coding sequences here:
- a CDS encoding GNAT family N-acetyltransferase, whose translation is MSAIQAYVRTTAPRGRESERVGPFLATYSPGTPHPMLNYAIPDDGAKPTAAEIDALTAAYRRRDLLPRLEYFTDVAPDLEKLLVGAGYELERRVPLMTCAPAARVDRPVPAGIRLRAPGSAEDFRRMRSAQHTAFGEPAEIGDDEVEQLRSGTGVRHLLAEDVETGEVVGGGLALEIVDGTTEIAGIAVLEPYRGRGIAAALTAHLTRQVHEAGAHTAFLTPGDLGIGNVYARVGYRPAGECVHLSLS
- the arfB gene encoding alternative ribosome rescue aminoacyl-tRNA hydrolase ArfB; this encodes MAAGDVVVGSRFTIPGAELNERFSRSSGPGGQGVNTTDSRVELSFDVAGSPSIPEHLRDRVLAGLGARLVDGVLTIAASEHRSQLQNREAARGRLTNLLLDASAPPPAKRRPTKPSRGSKERRLASKKRRSDVKRGRSGRLND
- the purM gene encoding phosphoribosylformylglycinamidine cyclo-ligase, yielding MSESTSATYAAAGVSIDAGDQAVELLKPHAERATRPEVMGGVGGFAGLFSLKLDKWKEPVLASSTDGVGTKIAVAQALDKHDTVGIDLVAMVVDDLVVTGAEPLFLQDYIAVGKVHPEKIAALVGGIAEGCVRAGCALLGGETAEHPGLMGEHDYDMSATGVGVVEASQLLSPEKVRPGDVVLALESSGLHSNGYSLARHVLLDIARMPLGGYVEEFSRTLGEEMLEPTRIYAKDCLALAAETEVRTFAHITGGGLEANLARVMPRGLVARLDRGTWTPSAVFALIGQRGKVERAELEKTFNMGVGMVAIVGAEDVDRALAMLTARHVPAWVLGDVQPADDVDGPRAVLSGDHPRF